The Thioclava sp. GXIMD2076 region CCGATGTCTATGAGGTCGGTCTGAGCAACCGCACCGAGGCCGATGGCATGGCCGTGGCCACCATGTCGGGGCTTGTCGCCCATGCCATGCACACACGGCTGGCCGGTGTGATCACGGTAGATGATGACCGCCTGCTATGCGATCTGGCCCGCATGGCCGATCATGGCTTCCGGCTCGAGCCCTCTGCCGCCTCGGGCTTTGCTGGTCCTGCCATGCTGGAGACCACCGAGGAAGGTCGCGCCTTCCTTGCCAGACATCTCACCCCGGAAGCCGCCCGAAATATCGTCCATCTGGTCTGGACCACCGGCGGCGCCTTCGTGCCCGAAGACCAGTATCAGGATTTCATCGTTCGCGGACGCGCAATTTCCAAGCATTTACAGGATAGATCATGACCACCCATCCCCGCATCGTTGCAACCGACCCCGCCGATCTGGGCGCGAGCGAAGCCCGTCGTCTGATCGCGCGCAAGCAACTGTCTCCCGTGGAACTGGCCGAGGCCTGTATCGCACGGATCGAGACGCTCGATCATGCCGTCAATGCCGTGGTCGCGCGCAATTTCGAAGGGCTTCTGGACGATGCCCGCCGCGCCGAGACCGCGGTGATGGAAGGCGCGCCTCTGGGTCTTCTGCACGGCTTGCCCTTCGGCGTGAAGGACATGATCGATGTCAAAGGTCTGCCGACCACCTTCGGCTCGGAGATCTACGCCGACAATATCGCGGTCAAGGATGATCCGATCGTTGCCGCGATGCGGGCGGCGGGGGCCAGCCCCTTGGGCAAGCTCAACAACCCCGAATGGAGCGCGGGCGGCAATACCCGCAACCGCGTCTACGGAGTGACCGCCAACCCCTATGACGTCACGCGCTCCTGTGCGGGCTCGTCGGGCGGCTCCGCGGTGGCGCTGGCCTGTGGCTATGCGCCGCTGGCCACAGGCTCGGATACCGGCGGCAGCCTGCGCAATCCGGCCGCCTTCTGCGGCGTGGTAGGCTACCGCCCCAGCCCCGGTGTGGTGCCCGGACCGGCGCGGGCAACGGCATTGATCCCACTGCCCACCGCAGGTCCGATGGCGCGGTCGGTGGCCGATGTCGGGCTGATGCTGGCGGTGATGGCACGTCCCGACGGACGCGATCCCTATACCATCCTACACAACGGCCAGACTCTGTGGAACCCGCTCGATTTTGCCACCCTGCCCCGGCGCGACCTGTCATCGCTGAAGATCGCCATCAGCGAGGATTACGGCTTCGCGCCCGTCGAGGGGATCGTGCGCGCGCAGTTCGCCAAAGCCATGGCGCAGATCGGCCCCGCCTTCGGCGAGACCCGTCATGCCCATCCTGACTGCCATGACGCCGACCGCATCTTCTCGGTGCTCAGGGCGCTCCAGTTTCTCGGGCTCGGCGCGCATGTGGATGCGACGCCCGAACTGTGCGGGCCCAATGTCCATGACAATGTGGCCGAAGGCCGCCGCTATTCGGCAGAGGATGTCGCGCAGGCGCTGACGGCGCAGGGCAATTTCTACCGCCGCTGGCAGATCTTCTTCGAGCATCACGACTATCTGCTGACCCCCGCCGTCACCATCAGCCCGCGCGACTGGCACGAGCTTTACCCCAAGGAGATCGACGGCCAGCCCACCAAGAGCTATTATCACTGGCTCGCGATGGCCTACGCCTCGACCCTTGCAGGCCACCCCTCGATCACCATTCCCTGCGGGTTTGATGCCAATGGCATGCCCTTCGGTCTGCAGATCGTCGGCAAGCGGCATGATGATCTGGGGGTGCTTGCGGTTGCCGCCGAGCTGGAGGCGGTCATCGCAGGCCTACCGGCTCTTGCGCCGCATGGTCCCGATCTGGCTGCTCTCGCCCGTGCTCCGGCGTTGAGAGAGGTGGAGGGGTTCCTTTCCTTCGAATGAGACGCGCCCTGGCGCCGGACACCTCGTCCGGCGCCAGAGTATCCGCCGATCACGCCCCCAGAAGGCCCGGCCGAAGCGCATGGGTCAGGGCTGCGCCGAATTCGACATAGGCGCCCGCGACGGATTTGAACCGCTCGGAATAGGCTTGGTGGACCGGCAGGGGCAGCGCCGCCTCCCCCGCCCCCAGCAGCGCCTGCGCGGCGGCTGTGCCGATCACGGTGCCCGGACAGATCCCGCGCCCCGAATAGCCGAACACCGCATAGGCATCGGGACCGAACGCGACCACTTTCGGGATATGGTCGCGGGTCATCGCGATGCGCCCGCGCCATTGATGCTCGAAAGGAAGATCGGCCAGCTCCGGATAGAGATGACGCAATTTGCGCCGCGCCCAGCTTTCGTGGATCATGGCCGCCGGACCTTCGGTATTGCCCATGCCACCGATAATCAGCCGCCCCTGCGCGTCGGTGCGGATCGAGGACATCACCATAGCTGTATCCCAGCATCCCTCGCGCCCCGCAAGGATCCGCTGGCGCTGATCGGGGGACAGCGGCGCAGTGGCGAACTGGCAATAACTCACCACGACATATTCCGGCGCATAGGCCCCTTCAGCCAGCTGGTGATAGGCATTTGTCGCCACCAGAAGACGGGCGGCGCTCACCCGATGCCCTCCGGCCTGCACATGCCACCGCCCGCCCGCCCGCTCGACCCCCGTCACCGGTGTCCGCTGGCAGATCCGCGCGCCCGCGGCGATTGCCGCACGGGCCAAACCCAGACAATAGGCGCGCGGCTGCAATGTGCCCGCACGCGGATCGAGAAGCGCGGCATGAAAGGCGGAACTTCCCGTCCGCCGCGCGGTTTCCTCGCGGTCGAGCAGACGCAGCGGCGCGCCGAAACCGGTGCCCTGCCGGAAGCGGTTCTTCAGATCCCTGACCCCGCCTGGAGCATGGGCCAGATGCAGGGTGCCGTTCTGCGCCGCCTCGCACTCGATGCCGAATTCCCTGATGCGGGAGAAAACCGTTTCGGGGCCGCGCCCGAGCGCCTCGATCAAGCGCCGGCCCATGGCCTCGCCCAGCTGCGCCACCACCTCCTCGGGCGGCAGCCAGAGCCCGGCATTGACCAGCCCGACATTGCGCCCCGAGCCACCATGGGCAAGGGTCTCGGCCTCGAGCACGATCACCGAGGCCCCCGCGCGGGCGGCCTCCAGCGCGGCCGAGCAGCCGGTAAATCCGCCTCCGATCACCGCCAGATCGACCTCCGCATCCGCCAGAAGACGGTCGGGGGAGATCTGTTCGGCGCAGGTCAGGTGCCAGAGATTGCTGGACGTGTGCATGTGGAGCCTCGCAGCAGGGAAGACAGGGATGAGGAAAAGGCGGCCAATGGAGCACAGGCCCGGGCTTTGCGTAAAAATCCAACATCGGATATCCACCCGAGAAGCGGGATAGGGGTATCAATGAGGTATTGTGGAAATATTGCCCTAGCCCTCTCCCTTGGAAAAGTGATTTGATGGCACATCACTTGGAGCTTTTGTCACATGTCGATCCCCAGACGGTTTCTGCCGACCATGAGCAGCCTGCGCGCCCTCGAAGCCGTGGACCGGCTGGGCACGGCGGTGGCGGCGGCGCAGGATCTGGACCTGACCCATTCGGCCGTGAGCCGCCAGTTGCGGGTGCTGGAAGAGCAGCTGGGCGTGAAACTGTTCCTGCGCGAAGGCAAAAGGCTAGGCCTGACCTCCGCCGGACAGAGCTATGCCCGCGCTGTCCGTGACTGTCTTGACACGCTGGCACAGGCCAGCCTCAGCCTGCGGGCCGCAGGCGATCAGGACAGCCTGTCTCTGGCCGTGCCACTGACATTCGGGTTGCACTGGCTGGCCCCGCGCCTCGCGCGGTTTGCCGCGATACATCCCGCGCTCCATATCAACCAGTCCACGCGCAACCATCCTGTCAATTTCGCAACCGAACCCTTCGATGCAGCCATCCTCTTCGGGCTTGCCGATGCCGATGGTCTGGCGAGGCTGCCTTTGGCCGAAAACCGGCTGGTCCCGGTGGGCGGAACAACAATGTCGCCCCCCGCGCAGCCTCGGGATCTTCTGGAGAGGCCGCTTCTGCATCTGGCCAGCCGTCCGGGAGCGTGGGAGAGCTGGTTTGCAGATCACGATATCCCGCCCGGACATCTGCGCGGACCACTCTTCGACCAATTCCTGTCACTGGCCCATGCGGCCAGATCAGGCATGGGACTGGCCCTCCTGCCCGACTTCCTTGCCGAACCCGAGATCGCGCAGGGTAGCCTGATCCGTATGGGCGCGACCTTTCAGGATCGTGCAAGCCGCTACTATCTGGCCTGGCCCGCTGATATCGAACCCTCAGTGCCCTTGAAGACCCTGATCCGCTTTCTCGAAACAGATCTAAAGGCCCGCCCGCATGGGCCTGCAACGCCCTGATGCAGCCGCCCGTTCGGACGGATCGCGTCTCTGTAACAGAAAGCACCGATTGCGGCCGCCGGATCCCAGCCTCGACACGCGTTCGAAGACGCACGGCGCGGCGCGGGCCTGCCCGTGCGCTCTCGGCAATCGCCCTCCCGCCGCGTTGCCTCGAGAATACCCAGACCGATGGGAATGCTTTTCCGCATCGCGTCTTGCTCTCGTTCTCATGGCCCGGCGCCGGGCCAGTCGCCGCCCCGCGCATACTGAACGCCGTGGCAGGGACAGCCGCGCATGTCCCATCGCAACGCGATCATCGGGCTCAGGCGCGCGGATCCGGATGGATGCAACGGAGCCCGGGCACCTCCGTTGCCTGTGACATGGCCAAGGAGAGCGAAGGTCAGATATGGAAGGCGATACCTTCGCCTGCCAACCCGCCCCCCAAAGCCGAGACCGTGCCATCGGCGCGCCAACAGGCCGCCCCCGTCATCATCGCCGCGCCAAAGGCCACCATATTCATCCCGCCGCCGATATGAGGCACGATCTGCACCTCATGGCCCATCGCCTCGAGGGCGGGCTTGTGATGGGCGTAATCGGGCTCCAGCTCGACATGCGCGCCCTCCGTCCAGATCCGCGGCGCCTCGACCGCTTGTTGCGGGCTCATCGCGAAATCGATCATGTTGACGATGGATTGCATGGCCGAAGGGAAAATCCTGACCGCCCCCGGCAGCCCCAGCGCAAAGGCGGGCTTGCCGTCTTTCGCCACGATCATCGGTGCCATCGAGGTGGGCACCCGTTTGCACGGCGCAATCGACAGGGCCTTGCCCGGATGGGGATCGAAATTCAGCATGTAGTTATTGGGGATGATGCCGGTTCCGGGCACCATGAAACGCGCCCCGAAGAGCCCGTTGATCGTATGGGTCGCGCAGACGATCCGCCCGTCGCGATCGGCCACGGTGATATGGGTGGTGTTCTGGCTCTCATAGGTCGGCAGATGGGTCTCTGCCCCGCCTGTCGCGCGCATACGCGCCAGACAGTCCTGCGCATAGGCTTTGGAGATCAGCTTCTCGACCGGAATATCCACGAAATCAGGGTCACCCGAGGCCGCGCGGCGATCCTCGAAGGCGATGCGGATCGTCTCGGCCAGAAGATGCAGGCGTTCGGGATTATCGAACCCCATCCCCGCCATATCAACGGTTTCGAGCATGTTGAGCATCTGCGCCACATGCACCCCCGACGAGGCAGGCGGCGGCGGTCCGACGATCTCAAAGCCACGATAGCTGCCTTTGATCGCGGTCCGTTCGCGCACGTCATAGCCGGTGAGATCTTCCATCGACAGGCGGCCCTGATCACCGATCCGGTCGATCAGCGCCTGCCCCAGAGATCCCCCATGCAGCGCACCGGCCCCCTCTTTGGCAATCAGCCTGAGGCTCTCGGCATAGTCCGCCTGCACGATCTTCTGCCCCATTGTGGCGGGCCGTCCGTCCGGCAGGAAAATCGCCGAGATCACCGGATCGAGTGCCAGATCCCCGGCATGACGGGCGATATTGGAGGCCAGATAGCTGGTAGCGGCAAACCCGCGCGCGGCATAACGGATCGCGGGCGCGATCACATCCTCGAAGGGCAGCGCACCATGGGCGTCATGCATTCTGCACCAGCCCAGGAGATTGCCGGGACTGGCAACCGAGGAAGGCCCGATCATATTACGCCGATCCTTTGTCTGCATGTAATCGGGCAGGCTATCGGAGACCGGCTCATACATGTCGGGCGTGGCCGCCGCAGGCGCCTGCGAGAGGCAATCATAGATCTGGTGGCCGTCCTCGGGCGTATAGAGATGGGCCACCCCGCCCCCCGCAATCCCCACCATCATCGGTTCGACCACGGTCAGCGCCAGAAGGGCCGCCATTGCAGCATCCACCGCATTCCCGCCCGAGGCCAACATCTCGTGGCCCGCCACGGAGCCCAGCGGATGGTTGGTCACCACCATGCCCTGCGTGCTTTGGGCGGGAGTCTTGCGACAGATGAACGGCAGGGAAAGGCTCTGGACGGACATATCGGGTCTCTTTTCGGGTAGTCGCGGTGAGGCAGGCAACAGGCGGAGGATAGGCAGCGCGCCGCATATCGACTGAAATTCCGCGCAGACGGCTGCTTGGGTGAAGATTCCTTCCCCCAGCCTAATGCGTCATTCCCTGGACAAAAGCGGGAAATGCCGATTTGCGGCAATCCGCACAGACAGGGGCCCTGCGATGCCAGGAATTAGGCACTAGGAATTAGGCATGTGTCTGTGTCTTCTGCACGTCCATGCAAAACAGGGCCCGAAAACGGGCCCTGTCCTCACGTCATACACGCCGGATTTTACGCGGCTTCGGTTTTCAGCGTTGCCTCGGGCGAGAGCAGGAACTGGTCGATGAAGCTACGGATATCTTCGACAGGCGCATCGAGCAGCTCCAGCACCTTGCCCGTTTCCGCCCATTCGCTGGCAATCAGATCCGGGTTTTCCTGCAGGGACTGCCCGTAGCTCGGAACGATCTCGCGCAGCTTGGCCTGCCAAGTCTCGCTCGCAACCCGCTCGGGGAAGACCTGATCGAGCAGTTTGAGCATGATCGGCGCGGCGGTCGAGGCCCCCGGCGAGGCGCCCAGAAGCGCCGCGATCGAGCGGTCCTCGCAGGCCACGATTTCGGTGCCCAGCTTCAGCTGGCCGCCATTCTCGGGGTCTTTCTTGATGATCTGCACCCGCTGACCGGCCTGCCACAGGCGCCAGTCCTCGTCACGCGCCTGCGGGAAATAGGCCCGCAGCGCCTTCATCCGGTCCTTGTCCGACAGCATCAGCTGACCAGCCAGATATTCCACCAGATTGAAGTTATGCACACCGACCTGCATCATCGGCACGAGATTGCGGCGGGTGATGGTCGAGGGCAGATCCCAGAACGACCCTTCCTTCAGGAATTTCGTCGAGAAGGTCGCGAAGGGGCCGAACAGCAGCATGTCCTTGCCGTCGATCACGCGGCGGTCGAGATGGGGCACCGACATCGGCGGAGCGCCGGTCGAGGCTTTACCATAGACCTTAACATTATGCCTGTTCACGACCTCGGGGTTCTCGCAGACGAGGAACGAGCCGCCCACGGGGAAGCCCGCATATTGGCGCGCTTCGGGAATGCCCGACATCTGCAAGAGCGGCAGCGCACCGCCCCCTGCCCCGAGAAACACGAATTTCGCATCCACGATCTGTTTGTCACCACCGCGCGAGTTGGTGCAGACCACACGCCAGCCACCATCGGGGCGACGGTGAACACCGGTTACGGTCCGGCCGGTCTTGAGCTGGAAGCGCGGGCTGCTGGCGAGGAAGCGGATATACTGGCGGGTGATCTCGCCGTAATCCACATCGGTGCCCTGCGGGGCCCAGGTCGCGGCGACCTGCTCGTCGGGATCGAGGCCCTCGGTCATCAACGGCGACCATTTGGCGATCTCGGCATGATCGGTCGAGAATTTCATTCCCGCGAAAAGCGGGCTGCGGATCAGCGCCTCGTAGCGCTTGCGCAGGAAGCTGACATTCTTCTCGCCCCAGACAAAACTCATATGGGGGGTGCGGTTGATGAAGGAGCGCGGATTGCTTAGCACGCCCTGACGGACCTGGTGAGCCCAGAACTGGCGCGAAATCTGGAACTGCTCGTTGATCGAGAGCGCCTTGTCGATATTGATCGACCCGTCCTCTGCCTCCGGCGTGTAATTCAGCTCGCATAGCGCCGAATGGCCCGTGCCTGCATTGTTCCAGCCGTTGGAGCTTTCGGATGCGACCTCATCAAGACGCTCGGTCAGTTCAATTGTCCATTCGGGCTCCAGCTCATGCAGCAAAACGCCAAGCGTCGCGCTCATGATACCGCCGCCAACAAGGAGTACGTCGACCGAACGGTCTGCGGTTTTGTTTTTGAAATCCATGATGACCGCCCCCTTCGCGGATCTATAGCGGCGAACCTAGGAATTTAGCGGAAGGATGCAACCGCCGCGTTGCAGCATCACGCAAAAGGGAGCGAGCGAACAAAAATGTGAGGGAACGCAAGGACTTGACCTTAAAGCTATGTGATATCTACATTTTATTTAGTAATTACCACGCGACATAGGGGCAAAGAGCGATGCAAAACGCATCAATGCTGCAGGGCAGCCATGCGCTCAGGGGGTAGCTCTCAACCCAAACTAGCACTGCGGCAGGGTGTCGCACTCGCGGATGTGACCGCTAACGCGAGGCCGATTATTAAACTGGTCTGAAAAACTAACCAGCAAAGATGGTTCATGGACGAATCAAACCGGAGAGGCAGAGATGCAGCCAGCGCGCAGGTCATTCAATGGAACAGATTGTCGCATGCAATTGCATACCGAAACTTCGGGTGCAGGCCGGCGATTGTCAATGCGCACCGCTGCCCCGACAGACCTCCCGCCCCACTCGATGGTCGGGATTTCGGACCGGCATCCCACGGCGCACGGGCGCGCCCTGTTGCCCGCCGGTGCCGCGCGCATGCCAAAAGCCCTAACCTGCCCGCAACCTGTCGACGAGGAAGTCCACAAAGACCCGCACCCGCGCAGGTAGTGTCGGACCACCGAGAAACAGCGCGTGCACGTGATGGGTTTCGGGCACCGGATAGTCCTGCAGGATTTCGCATAACCGCCCCTCGGCCAGATCCTCCTCGACCGCAAAGCGCGCCACCCGCGCCACACCCAGGCCCGAGACCGCCAGCATCCCCAGAGCCTCGCCGCTATTGACGCGGAACTTGCCGCCGACCTGTATGATCCGAGGCCCTTCTGGTGTATCGAAAGCCCACCGCGCACGCCCCGGATCGAAGCTGAACAGAAGACAGTCATGCTGGCGCAGGTCATCCGGATGGCGCGGAGTGCCACGCGTCGCGATATAAGCGGGGGCCGCGACGGTAATCATCGGCTCGTCCGCCAGCTTGCGCGCGATCAGCAAACTGTCGGACAGCTTCCCGAAGCGGATCGCCACATCTGTCCGTCCCGTCGCAGGGTCCTCGAGCAGATCGGTCAGCGTCATATCGAGCCGGATCGCAGGATAGATCCGCGAGAATTCGCCAAGGAGCGGGACGATCTTGAGGCGCCCGTGTGAGACCGCCGCCGAGACGCGTAACAGCCCCGAGGGGCCCTGCCCCGCGCCCAGTTGCTCTTCGGCCTGATCCACCGCGCTCAGGATGCGCCGCGCCGAATACGCGAAAGCCTCGCCCTCGGATGTCAGCCGGAGGGCGCGGGTCGAGCGGATGAGCAATCTCACCGCCAGCCGCGCCTCGAGCCGGTCGATCGTGCGGGACGCGCCCGAGGCCGTCAGCGCGAGCACCTGCGCCGCGGCGGAGAAGCTGCCTTCATCAAGCACCGTGATGAAAACCTCCATCTCGCGAAGGCGGTCCGGTAAAGGTGCCATCTTTGCCTCCCGGGCAAAAAAGAGTTGCGATCAGGCAACCTACCCCCCGTCTCCGTTCCCGTCCAGTCTGCGGGCTGTTCTTTCCAAAACCAGGAGACGGGCCATGCGGTTCAATCCGGCGCTCGCAGCGCTAACTCTCGGGTCTTTTGCCATCGGGCTGACCGAATTCTCGCCGATGGGGCTCCTCCCCACCATCGCCGATGACCTGAATGTCGACATTCCCTCCGCCGGCCTCATTGTGACGGCTTATGCGTTCGGCGTTATGGTCTTTGCCCCCGCAGTCACATTGGCGGCGGCGGGCATGGCGCGGAACCGGCTGCTGATCCTGCTGGCGCTGGTGTTGGCGGTCGGAAACCTTCTGGCCGCCGCAGCCCCCGATTACAGCATCATTCTCGGCGCGAGGGTGATCACCGCCCTATGTCAGGGCACGTTCTTCGGCGTCGGTTCGCTGGTTGCGGCAAGCCTCGTGGCTCCCGACCGTCAGGCGGGTGCGGTCGCAGCGGTCTTTATGGGGCTGACAGTCGCCAATGTGGCAGGTGTGCCCGCGATGACGTGGCTGGGCGAGGCTACCAGCTGGCGCCTGCCGTTCGTGTTGATTTCCGGCCTTGGCGTGCTGACAGCGTTGGCGCTCCTGAAGGCGCTCCCGCATCTGCCCGCTCCGAGAGGCGGTAGCCCCAAAGCGGAGCTGGCCGTCATGATGCGCCGCCCCGTTCTGGCCGCCCTCGGGCTTACGGTGCTGACCTCCACCCGACAGTTCACTGTCTTCACCTATGTCGCCCCCATGCTGCAGAATACGCTGGGAGCGTCGGCAGGCCTGATCACGCTGGCGCTTGTCATCGTGGGGCTCGGCATGACGGTCGGCAACCATCTTGGCGGCATCGCGGCCGATCGCTCGCTCAGGGTCACCCTGATCTCGGTACTGGTCGCCCTGATCGCCCTTCTGGCAGCGCTGAGCCTGCTGAGCCAACATCTGATTACCGTGCTTGTCCTTCTCTTCATCTGGGGCGGCCTGTGTTTCGCGCTGGTGCCCACAATGCAGATGCGCGTGATGACGGCCGCCGCGGATGCTCCCAGCCTTGCCTCATCGGTTAATATCGGCGCGTTCAACCTCGGCAACGGGCTTGGTGCTCTGGTAGGGGCGGCTGTGCTGCGGATGGGCTTCGACTATCCGGTCATTCCGCTGGCAAGCGCCATCGTCTTTGCCCTGCCCCTCGTGCTTGTCCTGACAAAACGCCAACCGAGCGGTGCGCCCGCCTCCGCCTGAACAGAGCCATCCCTCCCAGAGGGACGGTCATACATGCGGGACCATCAGCCTTGCGGGCCACCCCTCAGCCGCGCGCATCGGAGGGTTTTTCAGCGCCCGACGCCCGCGCAAACGCGACCTTAGCAACGGGTGAGCAACTGGCTGGGCGTAATATTGAATTCCTTCTTGAAGGCGCGCGCGAAATGCGAACTGTCCTTGAAGCCGAAGCGGAAGGCCGCTTCGGTGACCTGCCGGACCGACCCGTCCGACATCGCACGGTAGCTCGCCGCAAGGCGCTGCGACCAGACCCAGCGCATGACCGTTGTGCCCTCGGATGCAAAAAGCCGGTTCAGAGTGCGCGGCGAGATGCCATTGGCCATGGCAATACCGACAACCGATAGATCGCTGTCGTCCAGCTGGCCCATCAGCTCGCGCTTGATCCGGCTCAGCATCGCGGCCTGCCCTGCAGTCGGGCGGCTCTGGTCCTCGTGCAGATCCCTCACCGCAAGCGAGAGAATATCCAGGATCGGCCCCTCCGCCTCGCGGCATTTCTGCGCATCCGGTAGATCCGTCAGGTCGTTGACATTCAGCATCAGCCCCGCCGCCAGCCGCGCAAGGGGGTTCTGCCCGTCCAGATGGATGGCGAATTGCCGGTCCGCAT contains the following coding sequences:
- a CDS encoding amidase family protein codes for the protein MTTHPRIVATDPADLGASEARRLIARKQLSPVELAEACIARIETLDHAVNAVVARNFEGLLDDARRAETAVMEGAPLGLLHGLPFGVKDMIDVKGLPTTFGSEIYADNIAVKDDPIVAAMRAAGASPLGKLNNPEWSAGGNTRNRVYGVTANPYDVTRSCAGSSGGSAVALACGYAPLATGSDTGGSLRNPAAFCGVVGYRPSPGVVPGPARATALIPLPTAGPMARSVADVGLMLAVMARPDGRDPYTILHNGQTLWNPLDFATLPRRDLSSLKIAISEDYGFAPVEGIVRAQFAKAMAQIGPAFGETRHAHPDCHDADRIFSVLRALQFLGLGAHVDATPELCGPNVHDNVAEGRRYSAEDVAQALTAQGNFYRRWQIFFEHHDYLLTPAVTISPRDWHELYPKEIDGQPTKSYYHWLAMAYASTLAGHPSITIPCGFDANGMPFGLQIVGKRHDDLGVLAVAAELEAVIAGLPALAPHGPDLAALARAPALREVEGFLSFE
- a CDS encoding FAD-binding oxidoreductase; the encoded protein is MHTSSNLWHLTCAEQISPDRLLADAEVDLAVIGGGFTGCSAALEAARAGASVIVLEAETLAHGGSGRNVGLVNAGLWLPPEEVVAQLGEAMGRRLIEALGRGPETVFSRIREFGIECEAAQNGTLHLAHAPGGVRDLKNRFRQGTGFGAPLRLLDREETARRTGSSAFHAALLDPRAGTLQPRAYCLGLARAAIAAGARICQRTPVTGVERAGGRWHVQAGGHRVSAARLLVATNAYHQLAEGAYAPEYVVVSYCQFATAPLSPDQRQRILAGREGCWDTAMVMSSIRTDAQGRLIIGGMGNTEGPAAMIHESWARRKLRHLYPELADLPFEHQWRGRIAMTRDHIPKVVAFGPDAYAVFGYSGRGICPGTVIGTAAAQALLGAGEAALPLPVHQAYSERFKSVAGAYVEFGAALTHALRPGLLGA
- a CDS encoding LysR substrate-binding domain-containing protein → MSIPRRFLPTMSSLRALEAVDRLGTAVAAAQDLDLTHSAVSRQLRVLEEQLGVKLFLREGKRLGLTSAGQSYARAVRDCLDTLAQASLSLRAAGDQDSLSLAVPLTFGLHWLAPRLARFAAIHPALHINQSTRNHPVNFATEPFDAAILFGLADADGLARLPLAENRLVPVGGTTMSPPAQPRDLLERPLLHLASRPGAWESWFADHDIPPGHLRGPLFDQFLSLAHAARSGMGLALLPDFLAEPEIAQGSLIRMGATFQDRASRYYLAWPADIEPSVPLKTLIRFLETDLKARPHGPATP
- the ggt gene encoding gamma-glutamyltransferase: MSVQSLSLPFICRKTPAQSTQGMVVTNHPLGSVAGHEMLASGGNAVDAAMAALLALTVVEPMMVGIAGGGVAHLYTPEDGHQIYDCLSQAPAAATPDMYEPVSDSLPDYMQTKDRRNMIGPSSVASPGNLLGWCRMHDAHGALPFEDVIAPAIRYAARGFAATSYLASNIARHAGDLALDPVISAIFLPDGRPATMGQKIVQADYAESLRLIAKEGAGALHGGSLGQALIDRIGDQGRLSMEDLTGYDVRERTAIKGSYRGFEIVGPPPPASSGVHVAQMLNMLETVDMAGMGFDNPERLHLLAETIRIAFEDRRAASGDPDFVDIPVEKLISKAYAQDCLARMRATGGAETHLPTYESQNTTHITVADRDGRIVCATHTINGLFGARFMVPGTGIIPNNYMLNFDPHPGKALSIAPCKRVPTSMAPMIVAKDGKPAFALGLPGAVRIFPSAMQSIVNMIDFAMSPQQAVEAPRIWTEGAHVELEPDYAHHKPALEAMGHEVQIVPHIGGGMNMVAFGAAMMTGAACWRADGTVSALGGGLAGEGIAFHI
- the mqo gene encoding malate dehydrogenase (quinone), with the translated sequence MDFKNKTADRSVDVLLVGGGIMSATLGVLLHELEPEWTIELTERLDEVASESSNGWNNAGTGHSALCELNYTPEAEDGSINIDKALSINEQFQISRQFWAHQVRQGVLSNPRSFINRTPHMSFVWGEKNVSFLRKRYEALIRSPLFAGMKFSTDHAEIAKWSPLMTEGLDPDEQVAATWAPQGTDVDYGEITRQYIRFLASSPRFQLKTGRTVTGVHRRPDGGWRVVCTNSRGGDKQIVDAKFVFLGAGGGALPLLQMSGIPEARQYAGFPVGGSFLVCENPEVVNRHNVKVYGKASTGAPPMSVPHLDRRVIDGKDMLLFGPFATFSTKFLKEGSFWDLPSTITRRNLVPMMQVGVHNFNLVEYLAGQLMLSDKDRMKALRAYFPQARDEDWRLWQAGQRVQIIKKDPENGGQLKLGTEIVACEDRSIAALLGASPGASTAAPIMLKLLDQVFPERVASETWQAKLREIVPSYGQSLQENPDLIASEWAETGKVLELLDAPVEDIRSFIDQFLLSPEATLKTEAA
- a CDS encoding LysR family transcriptional regulator produces the protein MAPLPDRLREMEVFITVLDEGSFSAAAQVLALTASGASRTIDRLEARLAVRLLIRSTRALRLTSEGEAFAYSARRILSAVDQAEEQLGAGQGPSGLLRVSAAVSHGRLKIVPLLGEFSRIYPAIRLDMTLTDLLEDPATGRTDVAIRFGKLSDSLLIARKLADEPMITVAAPAYIATRGTPRHPDDLRQHDCLLFSFDPGRARWAFDTPEGPRIIQVGGKFRVNSGEALGMLAVSGLGVARVARFAVEEDLAEGRLCEILQDYPVPETHHVHALFLGGPTLPARVRVFVDFLVDRLRAG
- a CDS encoding MFS transporter, with translation MRFNPALAALTLGSFAIGLTEFSPMGLLPTIADDLNVDIPSAGLIVTAYAFGVMVFAPAVTLAAAGMARNRLLILLALVLAVGNLLAAAAPDYSIILGARVITALCQGTFFGVGSLVAASLVAPDRQAGAVAAVFMGLTVANVAGVPAMTWLGEATSWRLPFVLISGLGVLTALALLKALPHLPAPRGGSPKAELAVMMRRPVLAALGLTVLTSTRQFTVFTYVAPMLQNTLGASAGLITLALVIVGLGMTVGNHLGGIAADRSLRVTLISVLVALIALLAALSLLSQHLITVLVLLFIWGGLCFALVPTMQMRVMTAAADAPSLASSVNIGAFNLGNGLGALVGAAVLRMGFDYPVIPLASAIVFALPLVLVLTKRQPSGAPASA
- a CDS encoding helix-turn-helix domain-containing protein translates to MSFIFQTDDCLTGDKFDYWQNMISQHHVAVVSPFEGADGFRGWMKINDWGGLQFSDTKFSPIAYSHGVNEMRHSAHDDFFCVLALDSGGSFVNNTSAFEFKANDIVVYDTDQIYSIRFPKDARTITLRIPRPLMTSRIKDADRQFAIHLDGQNPLARLAAGLMLNVNDLTDLPDAQKCREAEGPILDILSLAVRDLHEDQSRPTAGQAAMLSRIKRELMGQLDDSDLSVVGIAMANGISPRTLNRLFASEGTTVMRWVWSQRLAASYRAMSDGSVRQVTEAAFRFGFKDSSHFARAFKKEFNITPSQLLTRC